One window of Chloroflexus aggregans DSM 9485 genomic DNA carries:
- a CDS encoding PAS domain S-box protein: MLVNRELVIGQRDALQQLEHVFGAQPDAVLLSRLTDGVFVKVNRSFTTISGYSAEEVLGKDGLTLNIWRSPEDRRHWAELMRRDGYCVGLEFQFRRRNGELRTCLLSSQTVMIRGVPHAISIIHDITERKQIEAELQRSEARYRLIAENATDVIWLFDPVRMRFTFFSPSIHKLIGYSAAEAQEMSFADFLTVESAQHVHSALQYMLNHWEGDLTTAPPWVAEIDLIHRDGHVVQAEIITSFVRDEEQRLIVLGVARDITARKQAEVALRIARQQAEAANRAKSAFLANVSHELRTPLHAVLGFAQLLANDNNLTPTQQEYLAIINRSGEHLLRLINEVLDLAKIEAGRYTYNAAPLNVRQLIEDVQLLFRNRAEAKQLHLNVTCAGNVPTLIISDEAKLRQILINLLSNAIKFTDVGSVHLHVIREEQRLLFTVEDTGIGIPPLDQQKLFRPFFQGQQTGEYNSSVGVGLGLSISYELARLIGGDLSVYSEGRGCGSRFTLVIPLQTPITTPLTPPVETEQRHAIRLRNDQPVYRMLVADDQPTNALFLVALLHRLGFAVQSVADGQTAIEVWRSWQPHIIWIDVRMPKLNGFTVTRQIREICAREPGMLRPFIVALSAHVFDDTPKLVTDAGCDHFIAKPFREHDIVQTIEQLLHVEFEYSIPIADQLPTTIVSDNGYHPAWCNALQQAAQEANFRRLQELVQRIERERPADATRLRQWIETFDYQSVLSWVADVTPSQAANPIV, translated from the coding sequence TTGTTGGTCAATCGCGAGCTAGTCATCGGGCAACGCGATGCGCTGCAACAACTGGAACACGTCTTTGGCGCGCAACCGGATGCCGTCTTGCTGTCGCGCTTGACCGATGGCGTGTTTGTGAAAGTCAATCGCAGCTTTACGACGATCAGCGGATATTCGGCGGAAGAGGTCTTGGGCAAAGATGGGCTAACGCTCAATATCTGGCGTTCGCCGGAAGATCGGCGGCACTGGGCGGAGTTGATGCGGCGTGATGGGTATTGCGTTGGGCTTGAATTCCAATTCCGCCGGCGCAATGGCGAGCTGCGCACATGCTTACTCTCTTCGCAGACCGTGATGATTCGCGGGGTGCCGCATGCGATCAGCATCATTCACGACATTACCGAACGTAAACAGATCGAGGCAGAACTACAGCGAAGTGAGGCCCGTTACCGACTAATTGCCGAAAACGCTACCGACGTGATCTGGCTGTTCGATCCTGTACGGATGCGCTTCACCTTCTTCAGCCCGTCAATTCACAAGCTGATCGGCTACTCGGCAGCAGAAGCGCAGGAGATGTCGTTTGCCGATTTCTTGACTGTCGAGTCGGCCCAGCACGTACATTCGGCCTTACAGTACATGCTCAACCATTGGGAAGGTGATCTGACAACCGCTCCACCGTGGGTTGCGGAGATTGACCTGATCCACCGCGACGGCCATGTGGTACAGGCCGAAATCATTACCTCGTTCGTCCGTGATGAAGAGCAGCGGTTAATAGTACTCGGTGTAGCCCGTGATATTACTGCCCGCAAGCAAGCCGAAGTAGCATTACGAATCGCTCGCCAGCAGGCTGAAGCCGCCAACCGGGCCAAGAGCGCCTTTTTGGCGAATGTTAGCCACGAATTACGAACGCCATTGCACGCCGTATTAGGGTTTGCCCAGTTGTTGGCAAACGACAACAACTTAACACCCACCCAACAGGAGTATCTAGCGATTATCAATCGCAGTGGTGAGCACTTACTACGCCTGATTAATGAAGTCCTCGACCTGGCTAAGATCGAAGCCGGACGATACACCTATAATGCGGCACCGCTGAATGTGCGCCAACTCATCGAAGATGTCCAACTTCTCTTTCGCAACCGCGCCGAAGCCAAGCAATTACACTTAAACGTGACGTGTGCCGGGAATGTACCAACGCTCATCATCAGCGATGAGGCAAAGTTACGTCAGATTCTGATCAACCTACTGAGCAACGCGATCAAGTTTACCGATGTCGGCTCCGTTCATTTGCACGTTATACGTGAGGAGCAACGCTTGCTCTTTACTGTAGAAGATACCGGGATCGGCATTCCACCGTTGGATCAGCAAAAGCTCTTCCGGCCCTTCTTCCAAGGTCAGCAAACGGGGGAATATAACTCGAGCGTCGGCGTCGGCCTTGGTCTAAGTATTAGCTACGAACTCGCCCGACTGATCGGCGGTGATCTGAGTGTGTACAGTGAGGGAAGAGGTTGTGGTTCCCGCTTTACCCTGGTAATTCCGTTACAAACACCGATCACCACACCGCTAACCCCGCCCGTTGAAACAGAACAGCGACACGCCATCCGCTTACGCAACGACCAACCGGTGTATCGTATGCTGGTAGCCGATGACCAACCAACGAATGCGTTGTTCCTCGTCGCGCTCCTGCACCGGCTCGGCTTTGCCGTCCAATCGGTTGCCGATGGTCAAACGGCAATCGAGGTTTGGCGCTCGTGGCAACCACATATCATCTGGATCGATGTCCGTATGCCAAAACTCAATGGCTTTACCGTTACCCGGCAGATTCGGGAAATCTGCGCACGCGAACCGGGAATGTTACGCCCTTTTATTGTGGCGTTATCGGCCCATGTGTTTGATGACACCCCGAAACTCGTCACCGATGCCGGATGCGACCATTTCATTGCGAAGCCGTTTCGTGAACATGACATTGTGCAGACGATTGAACAACTCTTGCACGTGGAGTTCGAATACTCGATACCGATCGCTGACCAATTACCGACTACAAT